The following are encoded in a window of Arthrobacter woluwensis genomic DNA:
- a CDS encoding glycoside hydrolase family 65 protein: MSLISADRTRFPAHPWALLETSYAPGSEGALETVFALGNGHLGVRGAHASAADAFLPGSFINGFHETFDIRHAENAYGFAKQGQRMLYVPDVQETLLRVDGEELSLGTVPVLDYRRTLDFASGIYECTVVWQCASGAVVTTVERRVLGQSHRGSLAVELRLSADRRIVLDAVSQVVNRQDQPAEDHSDHDPRRSGRHAGRVLMPAFSDGAKGSLRLAWTTAASRQSVAVAVDHVAPGALPPFSTETDADRSAVRYVLPVDPGEEFVLEKRVSYAVGPETPETLLARAEEAVLSIEELAAESAEHWAQYWSTADIELPGQPELQQAVRWNLFQLGQATAQAGVSGIPAKGVSGSGYEGHYFWDQEVYLMPYLSYTSPDAARKVLAFRHSMLPAARARAAELSVDGALFPWRTINGQEASAYYAAGTAQFHINAAVAFAAARYVWATGDDEFRTGEGAEILSETARMWVSLGFFGKDGRFHLHGVTGPDEYTAVVNNNLYTNVMARFNLRAAAAVEGRFAGVTERQLWSEAAERMTLPYDTDLRVHAQDADFMTLEPWDWDVPRDKYPLLLHFHPLVIYRHQVLKQADTVLAMFLQWQDFSAVEKQRAFDFYDPLTTGDSTLSACVQGIMAAEVGYGDVALRHFTTAAFIDLDDLHHNTVDGVHTASAGGVWAALVNGFAGFRDQGEHPLFDPRLPEGWEGLAFRLRMRGSVLAVRLAPGEITLSVESGGPLDVQVRDRLVHVGSDPVRVALAAVPSPAPSVFPQSPATAGLQTVLTRA; the protein is encoded by the coding sequence ATGTCTCTGATCTCCGCTGACCGCACCCGATTCCCCGCCCACCCCTGGGCCCTGCTCGAAACGTCGTACGCCCCCGGTTCGGAAGGCGCCCTGGAGACCGTCTTCGCCCTCGGCAACGGTCACCTCGGAGTGCGTGGTGCTCATGCGTCCGCTGCCGACGCCTTCCTGCCGGGCAGTTTCATCAACGGTTTCCACGAGACCTTCGACATCCGTCACGCCGAAAACGCCTACGGCTTCGCCAAGCAGGGCCAGCGGATGCTGTACGTCCCCGATGTGCAGGAGACGCTGCTGCGCGTGGACGGCGAAGAACTGTCGCTCGGCACGGTGCCCGTCCTCGACTACCGCCGCACCCTGGACTTCGCGAGCGGGATCTACGAGTGCACCGTCGTCTGGCAGTGTGCCTCCGGTGCGGTCGTCACCACGGTCGAACGGCGGGTGCTCGGGCAGAGCCACCGTGGCTCCCTCGCCGTCGAACTGCGCCTGAGCGCGGACCGACGGATCGTGCTGGATGCCGTCTCCCAGGTGGTGAACCGTCAGGATCAGCCGGCCGAGGACCATTCGGACCACGACCCCCGTCGCTCCGGACGCCACGCCGGCCGAGTGCTCATGCCGGCGTTCAGCGACGGCGCCAAGGGCTCCCTGCGCCTCGCCTGGACGACGGCGGCCTCCCGCCAGAGCGTCGCCGTCGCGGTCGATCACGTGGCGCCGGGCGCCCTCCCGCCCTTCTCGACGGAGACGGACGCCGACCGGAGCGCGGTCCGCTACGTCTTGCCGGTCGACCCGGGGGAAGAGTTCGTCCTTGAGAAGCGCGTCTCCTACGCCGTGGGTCCGGAGACTCCGGAGACGCTCCTGGCCCGTGCCGAGGAGGCGGTTCTCAGTATCGAGGAGCTCGCCGCGGAATCGGCCGAGCACTGGGCGCAGTACTGGTCCACCGCGGACATCGAGCTGCCGGGCCAGCCGGAGCTGCAGCAGGCGGTCCGCTGGAACCTCTTCCAGCTGGGCCAGGCGACCGCGCAGGCCGGCGTGTCCGGGATCCCCGCCAAGGGCGTCAGCGGATCGGGTTACGAGGGCCACTACTTCTGGGATCAGGAGGTGTACCTGATGCCCTACCTCAGCTACACCTCCCCGGACGCCGCCCGGAAGGTGCTCGCGTTCCGCCACTCGATGCTGCCCGCCGCGCGGGCCCGTGCGGCCGAGCTCAGCGTGGACGGCGCTCTCTTCCCGTGGCGCACCATCAACGGCCAGGAGGCCAGCGCGTACTACGCCGCCGGCACCGCACAGTTCCACATCAACGCCGCCGTCGCCTTCGCCGCGGCCCGCTACGTCTGGGCGACGGGCGACGACGAGTTCCGCACGGGGGAGGGCGCGGAGATCCTGTCCGAGACCGCCCGCATGTGGGTCTCCCTCGGCTTCTTCGGCAAGGACGGGCGCTTCCACCTGCACGGGGTCACGGGTCCGGACGAGTACACGGCCGTGGTCAACAACAACCTGTACACGAACGTCATGGCGCGGTTCAATCTCCGGGCCGCGGCCGCCGTCGAGGGGCGCTTCGCCGGAGTGACCGAACGGCAGCTCTGGTCCGAAGCCGCGGAGCGCATGACCCTGCCCTACGACACCGATCTGCGCGTCCACGCTCAGGACGCCGACTTCATGACCCTGGAACCGTGGGACTGGGACGTGCCGCGGGACAAATACCCGCTGCTGCTGCACTTCCACCCGCTGGTGATCTATCGGCACCAGGTGCTCAAGCAGGCGGACACGGTGCTGGCGATGTTCCTGCAGTGGCAGGACTTCAGCGCCGTGGAGAAGCAGCGTGCCTTCGACTTCTACGATCCGCTGACCACCGGCGACTCGACGCTCTCGGCGTGCGTGCAGGGCATCATGGCGGCCGAGGTCGGCTACGGGGATGTGGCGCTGCGGCACTTCACGACGGCGGCGTTCATCGACCTGGACGATTTGCATCACAACACGGTGGACGGCGTCCATACGGCCTCGGCGGGCGGTGTCTGGGCCGCGCTCGTCAACGGTTTCGCCGGCTTCCGCGACCAGGGGGAGCACCCGCTTTTCGACCCCCGGCTGCCGGAGGGCTGGGAGGGCCTCGCCTTCCGTCTGCGGATGCGGGGTTCGGTGCTCGCCGTGCGCCTGGCGCCGGGTGAGATCACGCTCAGCGTCGAATCCGGCGGCCCCTTGGACGTCCAGGTCCGGGACCGGCTCGTCCACGTCGGGTCTGATCCGGTGCGGGTGGCCCTCGCGGCGGTGCCGTCCCCGGCGCCGAGCGTCTTCCCGCAGTCGCCTGCCACGGCCGGGCTGCAGACGGTGCTGACCCGCGCCTGA
- a CDS encoding universal stress protein: MPEIIVVGVDGTETAARAAEQALRLAQGFGATLHVVTAYEGNKASLHGANYERAVIFGDRQEKAAETARTVAGSLSADGVQVEAFSVVGTPAEALIAHAEEHDASVIVVGNRRMKGLARVLGSVANSVAHEAKCNVYIADTTD; the protein is encoded by the coding sequence ATGCCGGAGATCATCGTCGTCGGAGTGGACGGAACCGAGACCGCAGCGCGAGCCGCGGAGCAGGCCCTGCGCCTCGCCCAAGGGTTCGGCGCCACGCTGCATGTGGTCACCGCCTACGAGGGCAACAAGGCGTCCCTGCACGGCGCCAATTACGAGCGTGCCGTGATCTTCGGAGACCGCCAGGAGAAGGCCGCGGAGACCGCCAGAACGGTCGCCGGGAGCCTGTCCGCGGACGGCGTCCAGGTCGAAGCCTTCTCCGTGGTGGGCACCCCCGCCGAGGCGCTCATCGCCCACGCCGAGGAGCACGACGCCAGCGTGATCGTGGTGGGCAATCGCCGCATGAAGGGCCTGGCCCGCGTCCTGGGCAGCGTCGCCAACTCCGTGGCCCACGAAGCCAAGTGCAACGTCTACATCGCGGACACCACCGACTGA
- a CDS encoding helix-turn-helix transcriptional regulator translates to MTGPAGRLLALLPLLQVPAGRTGRELAERLGVSPRTVRADVERLRELGYPVTAVRGPVGGYRLGAGGRLPPLLLDDEEAVAVTVGLQAAAGISGIEEVRTRALAKIEQVLPARLRPIVDALGTAIDRGQENIDTDAPDPEVDPRVLRSVAAAIRDTERLRFDYDGAERLVEPYRLLSWQRRWHLVARDPREGTWGTYRVDWMALGNPTHRLFTPRPLPGGDYAAFALRTIAASGWKVHARLRIDASAQSVLDRINPTVGVVEPIDAEHCVLVTGADSLDTVAAYIGMLMMDFTVESPPELIPRLRLLSERYRRAVEGS, encoded by the coding sequence ATGACCGGTCCCGCGGGCAGGCTTCTCGCTCTCCTCCCCCTCTTGCAGGTTCCCGCAGGGCGCACCGGACGCGAACTGGCGGAGCGCCTCGGGGTGAGCCCGCGAACCGTGCGCGCCGACGTCGAGCGGCTGAGGGAACTCGGCTACCCCGTGACGGCGGTCCGAGGACCCGTGGGCGGTTACCGTCTGGGAGCGGGCGGACGCCTGCCACCGCTCCTGCTCGACGATGAGGAGGCTGTCGCCGTCACGGTCGGCCTTCAGGCGGCCGCCGGGATCAGCGGCATTGAAGAGGTACGCACGCGCGCGCTGGCGAAGATCGAACAGGTGCTGCCGGCACGGCTGCGGCCCATTGTCGACGCCCTGGGCACGGCCATCGACCGTGGTCAGGAGAACATCGACACGGACGCCCCGGATCCGGAGGTCGACCCCCGGGTGCTCCGCTCCGTGGCAGCGGCGATCCGGGATACTGAACGTCTGCGGTTCGACTATGACGGCGCCGAGAGACTGGTCGAGCCCTATCGCTTGCTGAGCTGGCAGCGACGCTGGCACCTCGTGGCGCGCGATCCCCGGGAGGGCACCTGGGGAACTTACCGCGTCGACTGGATGGCACTGGGCAACCCGACCCATCGGCTGTTCACGCCCCGTCCCCTGCCGGGCGGCGATTACGCGGCGTTCGCTCTGCGCACCATCGCGGCGAGCGGATGGAAGGTCCACGCCAGGCTGCGGATCGATGCCTCGGCTCAGAGTGTGCTGGACCGCATCAACCCCACGGTTGGGGTCGTCGAACCGATCGATGCGGAGCACTGCGTGCTGGTGACGGGGGCGGACAGCCTGGACACCGTGGCAGCCTATATCGGCATGCTGATGATGGATTTCACCGTGGAAAGCCCGCCCGAGCTCATCCCCCGCCTCCGACTGCTCTCCGAGCGCTACCGGAGAGCAGTCGAGGGTTCCTGA
- a CDS encoding epoxide hydrolase family protein has product MNTTAPLEIQPFTVSVSDADLADLQDRLARTRLPQPAPSDDWRTGTPNSYLREAVAAWQSLDWRAAEARLNAVPHFTTRIDGQLVHFIHVRSAHPGATPLLLAHTYPGSSVDYLDLIDRLVDPVAHGGRPEDAFDVVIPDAPGYGFSQPVTESGWTVGRVARAYDALMRGLGYDGYGVHGSDNGAMVARELGLLNPDGFLGLHVLQLFSFPSGDPAEFEKLEPADYAGLEHMQWFQSVGGYNTMNASRPQTVAVGLSDSPVGLLAYSELFESFGNGTSLVPLEKVLLEVSVNWFANAAAGMSRSYFDNAQEQAEPQVNHAPTGVAVFKDDFQTIRVFADRDNANIVHWSRFEEGGHFAALERPEILAEDIRAFFTGLRSQA; this is encoded by the coding sequence ATGAACACCACAGCACCCCTCGAAATCCAGCCCTTCACCGTGTCCGTCAGCGACGCCGACCTCGCCGATCTCCAGGACCGCCTCGCCCGGACACGCCTGCCCCAGCCGGCTCCCTCCGACGACTGGCGCACCGGAACCCCCAACAGCTATCTGCGGGAGGCCGTCGCGGCCTGGCAGTCCCTCGACTGGCGTGCCGCCGAGGCCCGTCTCAACGCTGTCCCACACTTCACCACTCGGATCGATGGGCAGCTCGTGCACTTCATCCACGTGCGCTCCGCCCATCCCGGAGCCACCCCGCTGCTGCTCGCCCACACCTACCCCGGGTCATCGGTGGACTACCTCGATCTCATCGACCGCCTGGTGGACCCCGTGGCGCACGGCGGGCGGCCCGAGGACGCGTTCGATGTCGTCATTCCCGACGCTCCCGGGTACGGTTTCTCGCAGCCCGTGACCGAGTCCGGATGGACCGTCGGCCGCGTGGCACGGGCCTACGACGCGCTCATGCGGGGCCTCGGCTACGACGGCTACGGCGTTCACGGCTCGGACAACGGGGCGATGGTCGCAAGGGAACTCGGTCTGCTCAATCCCGACGGGTTCCTCGGCCTGCACGTCCTGCAGCTGTTCTCCTTCCCCTCCGGCGATCCGGCGGAGTTCGAGAAGCTGGAACCCGCGGACTACGCGGGTCTGGAACACATGCAGTGGTTCCAGTCCGTGGGCGGCTACAACACCATGAACGCCTCTCGGCCTCAGACGGTGGCGGTCGGTCTCAGCGACTCACCCGTCGGCCTGCTCGCGTACAGCGAACTGTTCGAGTCCTTCGGCAACGGCACCTCGCTGGTCCCTCTCGAGAAGGTCCTGCTGGAGGTCAGCGTGAATTGGTTCGCCAACGCGGCCGCCGGGATGAGCCGCAGCTACTTCGACAACGCCCAGGAACAGGCCGAGCCGCAGGTCAATCACGCTCCCACGGGCGTGGCCGTCTTCAAGGACGATTTCCAGACGATCCGCGTGTTCGCCGATCGGGACAACGCGAACATCGTGCATTGGAGCCGGTTCGAGGAAGGCGGGCATTTCGCCGCACTGGAGCGGCCGGAGATCCTAGCCGAGGACATCCGGGCGTTCTTCACGGGTCTGCGCTCGCAGGCCTGA
- a CDS encoding threonine/serine exporter family protein → MEAAASPSGLSAPEPAAAGLSAKKVRLRLAFLSALGHGFLESGQTTRQTEEALGRYGRELGLDGLVLNSFGRMLLLEAVTRDGATVSLSGAARSLDAIDCTRARALERLAERTVEDARTWADSAAAHGGLTAARQEVERLRDTATPWWVVTLGLTLLAFFISMQLGVSWQAWVAAALVQAVTSLVGVMIGGLRLPRLFAIAVQSCAAGAFATALVQLGFVDPVGAAAAIAVNWLLLIPLPQVIGAVTDAIEADHLSAMTRVASVAIAAGGIAIGGGFTFALGEVLGMAHPRLDALPTLPWYLVLVFSALGAVANAFANGGRLALVAPAAFLGVVTGAVNQFFLHATGLSAVWANSLSAVVLGLLSAALVKRTGYPYQVLALMGITGALLPGIPVFFGILQAMGGGDAAEHFGTAAAISLGIGTGVALGVHLARLRWRTR, encoded by the coding sequence ATGGAAGCAGCAGCCTCGCCCTCCGGTCTGAGCGCGCCCGAACCCGCGGCCGCGGGCCTGTCCGCCAAGAAGGTGCGCCTCCGCCTCGCCTTCCTGTCCGCACTGGGCCACGGCTTCCTGGAATCCGGCCAGACCACGCGCCAGACCGAGGAGGCCCTCGGGAGGTATGGGCGCGAACTCGGCCTGGACGGCCTCGTGCTCAACTCTTTCGGCCGGATGCTGTTGCTGGAAGCCGTCACGCGCGACGGCGCAACAGTCTCCCTCTCCGGCGCGGCCCGGTCGCTCGACGCCATCGACTGCACCAGGGCCCGCGCACTCGAGAGACTCGCTGAGCGCACCGTCGAGGACGCCCGGACCTGGGCCGATTCCGCCGCGGCCCACGGCGGTCTCACCGCGGCGCGGCAGGAGGTCGAACGGCTCCGGGACACGGCCACTCCATGGTGGGTGGTCACGCTCGGGCTGACGCTCCTGGCGTTCTTCATCAGCATGCAGTTGGGCGTCAGCTGGCAGGCCTGGGTCGCCGCGGCGCTGGTGCAGGCCGTGACCTCCCTGGTCGGAGTGATGATCGGCGGGCTGCGACTGCCCCGGCTGTTCGCCATCGCCGTGCAGAGCTGCGCGGCGGGCGCCTTCGCCACCGCGCTCGTCCAGCTCGGCTTCGTGGACCCGGTGGGCGCGGCAGCGGCGATCGCGGTGAACTGGCTCCTGTTGATCCCCTTACCCCAGGTCATCGGAGCGGTGACGGACGCCATCGAAGCCGACCATCTGTCCGCCATGACGCGCGTGGCGAGCGTCGCCATCGCCGCCGGAGGGATCGCGATCGGCGGAGGATTCACCTTCGCGCTGGGGGAGGTCCTCGGCATGGCCCATCCACGGCTCGACGCCCTGCCCACCCTGCCCTGGTATCTGGTGCTGGTGTTCTCCGCCCTGGGCGCCGTGGCGAATGCGTTCGCCAACGGCGGGAGGCTGGCGCTGGTGGCGCCGGCCGCCTTCCTGGGCGTGGTCACGGGCGCCGTCAACCAGTTCTTCCTTCACGCGACCGGCCTGTCCGCGGTCTGGGCGAATTCGCTCTCGGCCGTGGTCCTCGGCCTCCTGAGTGCAGCCCTGGTGAAGCGCACCGGCTACCCGTACCAAGTGCTCGCACTCATGGGCATCACGGGCGCCCTCCTGCCCGGGATCCCGGTGTTCTTCGGCATCCTTCAGGCGATGGGCGGGGGCGATGCGGCGGAGCATTTCGGCACGGCCGCAGCGATCAGCCTGGGTATCGGGACGGGGGTCGCGCTCGGCGTGCATCTGGCGCGTCTCAGGTGGCGCACGCGCTGA
- a CDS encoding SDR family NAD(P)-dependent oxidoreductase → MSDVALITGTSSGMGLHAAVDLARRGLTVVATLRDTSRAAALHAAARDAGVELDVRELDVVDHGAAERVVRGVLADHGRIDVLINNAGRGSVATAEQLSMEQIQAQLDVNYLAPVNLTKLVLPGMREQGRGRILTVTSVGGAVGQPFADAYCGAKFAVEGFMQSLAVVAERFGVQVGVIEPAAVASEFVANVARPTETGAYGPLLDAYIGRTAGAFSQAQSAESAGAAIAEIATAAGFALRNQTSDAARNFVGVSLADFDGERVLGFTRPWIA, encoded by the coding sequence ATGTCTGATGTCGCACTGATCACTGGAACCTCCTCCGGCATGGGCCTGCATGCCGCCGTCGACCTGGCGCGCCGGGGTCTCACCGTGGTCGCCACGCTGCGCGACACCTCCCGAGCCGCCGCCCTCCACGCCGCCGCCCGCGACGCCGGGGTGGAGCTGGACGTGCGGGAGCTCGACGTCGTGGATCACGGCGCCGCCGAACGCGTGGTGCGCGGCGTGCTCGCCGACCATGGCCGCATCGACGTGCTGATCAACAACGCGGGCCGCGGGAGCGTGGCGACGGCTGAACAGCTGTCGATGGAGCAGATTCAGGCCCAGCTGGACGTCAACTACCTGGCCCCTGTGAACCTCACCAAGCTGGTTCTGCCCGGCATGCGGGAGCAGGGCAGGGGCCGGATCCTCACCGTCACGAGCGTGGGCGGAGCCGTGGGCCAGCCGTTCGCCGACGCCTATTGCGGGGCGAAGTTCGCGGTGGAGGGCTTCATGCAGTCGCTCGCGGTGGTCGCCGAACGGTTCGGCGTGCAGGTGGGCGTGATCGAACCCGCCGCGGTGGCCAGTGAATTCGTGGCGAACGTCGCGCGGCCCACGGAGACGGGCGCCTACGGGCCCCTACTCGACGCCTATATCGGACGGACCGCCGGGGCGTTCTCCCAGGCCCAGTCCGCCGAGAGCGCCGGAGCGGCGATCGCGGAGATCGCGACCGCGGCAGGCTTCGCCCTCCGGAACCAGACGTCGGATGCCGCGCGGAACTTCGTGGGTGTCTCGCTGGCAGACTTCGACGGCGAACGCGTCCTCGGCTTCACCCGCCCCTGGATCGCCTGA
- a CDS encoding YciI family protein, with translation MTKYLISFPSDAMVVSEEDFPTVVAESHAVIAEAQAAGVYVFGGGINEEVEPVRVGADGSISPGPYPGLDIRGGFTILELPDRASAETWAAKIAASCRCPQELREFMYDPMS, from the coding sequence ATGACCAAATACCTGATTTCCTTCCCCAGCGACGCGATGGTGGTCTCGGAGGAGGACTTCCCCACCGTCGTCGCGGAGTCCCACGCCGTCATCGCGGAGGCCCAGGCCGCGGGCGTCTACGTCTTCGGCGGTGGCATCAACGAGGAGGTGGAGCCGGTGCGCGTCGGGGCCGACGGGTCCATCAGCCCAGGACCGTATCCGGGCCTCGACATCCGTGGCGGCTTCACGATCCTCGAGCTGCCGGACCGCGCATCGGCGGAGACGTGGGCGGCGAAGATCGCCGCGTCCTGCCGCTGCCCGCAGGAATTGCGGGAGTTCATGTACGACCCGATGAGCTGA
- a CDS encoding phosphatase PAP2 family protein, which translates to MASQSTPARPARPARPRPPRGFPRLSVPRHWLPASSVLALAALTLGLCIRLMPGLSGAELGVDQELSRHHEAVLTAVAMGLNTLFSPVAGVLIIAVGAVILLVRRQVLRAVLFAAAVSWGWGMSQVFKLIVARPRPNPALLLDPLAPETGSNSFPSGHTCLAVALVFAAYFLLRGTRWARIAVWAGAAMALVVAWSRLYIGVHYPTDVLASFLVTGAAMLAFTWLWNALVPRVLALPLVSRVVRKVEGHG; encoded by the coding sequence ATGGCTTCGCAGTCCACGCCCGCCCGTCCCGCCCGTCCCGCCCGGCCGCGGCCTCCCCGGGGATTCCCCCGTCTGAGCGTGCCGCGGCACTGGCTGCCGGCGTCGTCGGTGCTCGCCCTGGCCGCCCTGACGCTGGGGCTCTGCATCCGCCTGATGCCCGGTCTGAGCGGGGCGGAGCTCGGGGTCGACCAGGAGCTCAGCAGGCACCACGAGGCCGTCCTGACCGCCGTCGCGATGGGTCTGAACACGCTCTTCAGCCCGGTGGCCGGGGTGTTGATCATCGCGGTGGGGGCCGTCATCCTCCTGGTTCGGCGGCAGGTCCTGCGGGCGGTGCTGTTCGCTGCGGCGGTGAGCTGGGGCTGGGGGATGTCACAGGTGTTCAAGCTGATCGTGGCGCGCCCGCGGCCGAACCCCGCACTGCTCCTGGACCCTCTGGCGCCGGAGACCGGGTCCAACAGCTTCCCCAGCGGCCACACGTGCCTGGCGGTGGCGCTGGTCTTCGCCGCGTACTTCCTCCTCCGGGGGACCCGCTGGGCCCGGATCGCGGTCTGGGCCGGGGCGGCGATGGCACTCGTGGTGGCCTGGTCCCGCCTGTACATCGGGGTCCATTACCCGACCGACGTGCTCGCCTCCTTCCTCGTGACCGGGGCGGCGATGCTCGCCTTCACCTGGCTGTGGAACGCTCTGGTCCCGCGGGTCCTGGCCCTTCCGCTGGTGTCCCGCGTGGTCCGCAAGGTGGAAGGACACGGCTGA
- a CDS encoding response regulator transcription factor → MNPAPRPSVLLVEDDPVLGPLTAELLAPEYRVQLAVHGREGLHLALTQTWDVLVVDRGLPGLDGIAVVTALRERGVATPILLLTALGATEEKIRGLDAGANDYMTKPFDAAELAARLRALTRTYDAPPSSLSFGDWELDAAGRQARSVHGLSASLTAKEGELLALLAADPERVFSREEILSRVFQPTDTPGLVDTHVHHLRRKIARAVVRTVHGVGYQIGDPHD, encoded by the coding sequence GTGAATCCCGCACCCCGGCCCTCCGTGCTCCTGGTGGAGGACGATCCTGTCCTGGGGCCTCTGACGGCCGAGCTCCTCGCTCCCGAGTACCGGGTGCAGCTCGCCGTCCACGGACGTGAGGGCCTGCACCTTGCGCTCACCCAGACCTGGGACGTGCTCGTGGTCGACCGTGGACTGCCTGGGCTGGACGGCATCGCCGTCGTCACGGCCCTGCGCGAGCGCGGCGTGGCGACGCCGATCCTCCTCCTCACGGCGCTCGGCGCGACCGAGGAGAAGATCAGAGGACTCGACGCCGGCGCCAACGACTACATGACCAAACCCTTCGACGCGGCGGAGCTGGCCGCCCGCCTCCGCGCGCTGACCCGCACGTACGACGCGCCGCCGTCGTCGCTCAGTTTCGGTGACTGGGAACTCGACGCCGCGGGGCGGCAGGCGCGTTCCGTCCACGGGCTCAGTGCTTCGCTCACGGCCAAGGAGGGGGAGCTGCTCGCGCTCCTGGCGGCCGATCCTGAGCGGGTTTTCAGCCGCGAAGAGATCCTGTCCCGTGTCTTCCAGCCGACGGACACCCCAGGTCTCGTGGACACCCACGTGCACCACCTCCGCCGCAAGATCGCCCGCGCCGTGGTCCGCACGGTCCACGGCGTCGGCTACCAGATCGGTGATCCCCATGACTGA
- a CDS encoding sensor histidine kinase yields the protein MTEPRRPGPDQVELRSAALRIALRISAACGALVLCLLAVATVYLVSKAGGPGPDAAEPGAVFVSLDTRDLIRDMILVGLVGVVLAGVIGWFSARSSIRPLSDALARQRRFVQDASHEMRTPLAILDARVQLAQRTSPADSPAGQALAQIRQDTAALTELVDGLLEAATGREAAQDAGPVDVDALAAEVVESAAGLAADRQVTVEHGGLPGATVVIREQSLRRALLALLDNALAHTPDGGRVTVTVGRERDMVTVSVADTGSGISDVDRQRIFERFVRSSSDSVGTGRRGYGIGLALVQEIATQAGGRAELVRTGSDGTVMRLVLPAAKHGRAQP from the coding sequence ATGACTGAACCCCGTCGTCCCGGCCCCGATCAGGTGGAGCTCCGCAGCGCCGCGCTGAGGATCGCCCTCCGGATCAGTGCCGCCTGCGGCGCTCTGGTGCTCTGTCTGCTCGCCGTGGCGACCGTGTACCTCGTCAGCAAGGCCGGCGGCCCGGGGCCCGATGCCGCGGAACCGGGCGCCGTCTTCGTCTCCCTGGACACGCGGGACCTGATCCGCGACATGATCCTGGTGGGGCTCGTGGGTGTGGTGCTGGCCGGGGTGATCGGCTGGTTCAGCGCCCGCAGCTCGATCCGGCCCCTCAGCGATGCCCTCGCCCGCCAGCGGCGGTTCGTGCAGGACGCGAGCCATGAGATGAGAACGCCCCTGGCCATTCTGGACGCGCGCGTGCAGCTGGCGCAGCGGACCAGCCCCGCGGATTCGCCGGCAGGCCAGGCCCTCGCGCAGATCCGGCAGGACACCGCGGCGCTGACCGAACTGGTCGACGGGCTCCTCGAGGCCGCCACCGGACGTGAGGCCGCGCAGGACGCCGGGCCGGTCGACGTGGACGCGCTGGCGGCGGAGGTCGTCGAGAGCGCGGCAGGGCTCGCCGCGGACCGTCAGGTCACCGTGGAACATGGGGGACTGCCCGGTGCGACGGTGGTGATCAGGGAGCAGAGTCTCCGGCGCGCGCTTCTCGCGCTGCTGGACAACGCTCTGGCCCACACCCCCGACGGCGGCCGCGTCACCGTGACCGTGGGACGGGAACGGGACATGGTCACGGTCAGTGTCGCGGACACGGGCAGCGGGATCTCCGACGTCGACCGGCAGCGGATCTTCGAGCGCTTCGTGCGCAGCTCCAGCGACTCCGTCGGGACCGGGCGACGCGGCTACGGCATCGGTCTGGCCCTGGTCCAGGAGATCGCCACCCAGGCCGGAGGCCGGGCCGAACTCGTCCGAACGGGCTCCGACGGCACGGTCATGCGCCTCGTCTTGCCCGCGGCGAAGCACGGGCGCGCTCAGCCCTGA